Proteins from a single region of Pseudomonas sp. 10S4:
- a CDS encoding hemagglutinin repeat-containing protein: MPAQTFAFHLSPRGKLRWAIASLFLIAHFPSAFAGGVVVAPGPGGTAQLQTQGGVPIVNIVAPNGSGLSHNQFLDYNVDRQGLVLNNALQAGQSQLAGQLAANPQFQGHAASVILNEVISRNASTLNGAQEIFGKSADYVLANPNGISVNGGSFINTPNANLVVGRPELNDGKLQALSTRDAKGSLQIQGAGLQNREGSINLIAPRIDSQGSLSARDQLNLTVGRNQVDYASGQVKAVDPAGNTTDQRIDASLFGAMQAGRINIVSTAEGAGVRVGPVQVAGRDGVQIRSAGDLSISGQAVADSLDVTRAGVRSNQGNVGLHSGKDLTLAAADVSGRDVKLDAKRNLTLTTVESRKLQQTRENWNNSTIGITWETYDRTQTDSDSRQHGSQILASRDAQLSSGGDTELKAAKVDAANNLNVQSGGDLRLTAATESHTQTDQGNHRKHLWKANWDTSSEEQRSITSQLKGGNIALATAALLRSEGAQLSSKGDINLAGKQVEITSASRTQRKSDNSYSGDLVGGGFFGKTGDADQGKTQNQGSKVNATGKLIVKADDVRISGSQVRGGTEASVVSDKGSLIIDGVQDTSHANSHDKDSKFFGITKDETRQNAKDSTTVRSELTSDSNLKLKSAKDIEVAGATVKADGTLSVDAAGDVNVHSAQNTSDSSKTTETRGFDAYAKENAPDAGQYRAGVHYEDKQQTVTSNDVKQQGSSLSGGNVQLAAGGDLMLKGAEVKATNGDATLTGKNVSLLAEQDSHSTSTDKTSTSGGFYYTGGLDRAGSGVDFAHNTSQDTASKTTAQTTSVQSSGNLNINTGKLTTEGAHLDAGKGLDVAAGEVDNRAASNTDSSTHHESNWSADIGANVEYKDIARPIAGAVKDVLNGKVPDKDALANLGQPNVGIDVAIGHQDASHTEQTGNAVVSQFKGGTVDVKVAGTLQDQGTQYQASSGKVNISADALVASAASNTHSRTDQALDAKADVRVYTKTGEDVNVAGSGAGGSSQTRKDSSTAVAGNYAGSDGVNINLREKGQFEGSHFDGGQGGVSIKTGGELALNQANDRQSSDTSSLRGNGSLNVGTAPGTNGTNVDLGAGFQLDHTGKQTQDSQAQVASIQGKGPVVLSSGGDQILQGTKVDTAGGIDLKADGKLDLQAATDTHSASGSNLGGGLKVGGSKTSTEKSADQGGNLSGNFNIGRVNENTQTLTGGQLNSQGNIALSGEAIHLQGTQVSAPSVSLDAQQGGINQESAQSTQNRTNWNVALNAGGNLSNSTPVVVDEKNVASSDHGFNAGAKVGVDHLKGTTQQNSQIKADGVIVNSSGDVHLAGARIDAGTVSGKVGGDLTVESRQDSQTSAKVDVDLGLTATKAKPAEKDKVADNAKLGGTDYKPTLKADGGYAHKDSVGQASGISGTQGVDLKVGGATQLTGARIASTEARVDLGGSKVSTTDLSNRDYGVNAGLDLPEKPKAEGSKPEVSAAGEHSVKLGPVTIGGHYDSQSLQAGIDEKNI, encoded by the coding sequence ATGCCTGCACAGACATTTGCGTTCCATCTTTCCCCACGGGGCAAACTGCGCTGGGCGATTGCCAGCCTGTTCCTGATTGCCCATTTTCCCAGCGCCTTCGCGGGTGGTGTGGTGGTCGCGCCGGGCCCCGGTGGCACCGCGCAACTGCAAACCCAGGGCGGCGTGCCCATCGTCAACATCGTTGCGCCCAATGGTTCCGGCCTGTCGCATAACCAGTTTCTGGACTACAACGTCGACCGCCAGGGCTTGGTGCTGAACAACGCCTTGCAGGCCGGGCAATCCCAGCTCGCCGGGCAACTGGCGGCCAACCCGCAGTTCCAGGGCCACGCCGCGAGCGTGATCCTCAACGAAGTGATCAGCCGCAACGCCTCGACCCTCAACGGCGCCCAGGAAATCTTCGGCAAATCCGCCGATTACGTGTTGGCCAACCCCAACGGTATCTCGGTGAACGGCGGCAGTTTCATCAACACGCCGAACGCCAACCTAGTGGTCGGTCGCCCCGAATTGAACGACGGCAAGCTGCAAGCCCTGAGCACCCGTGACGCCAAGGGCAGCTTGCAGATTCAAGGCGCGGGCCTGCAAAACCGCGAAGGCTCGATCAACCTGATCGCACCGCGTATCGATAGCCAGGGCAGCCTCAGTGCGCGGGATCAACTGAACCTCACGGTCGGCCGCAATCAGGTGGACTACGCCAGCGGCCAGGTGAAAGCCGTCGATCCGGCGGGGAACACCACCGACCAACGCATCGATGCCAGCCTGTTCGGCGCGATGCAGGCTGGGCGCATCAACATCGTCAGCACTGCCGAAGGCGCGGGCGTGCGGGTTGGCCCGGTGCAAGTGGCGGGCCGCGATGGCGTGCAGATTCGTTCCGCTGGCGACCTGAGCATCAGCGGTCAAGCCGTTGCCGACAGCCTCGACGTCACCCGTGCCGGCGTGCGCAGCAACCAGGGTAATGTCGGCCTGCACAGCGGCAAAGACTTGACCCTGGCCGCTGCCGACGTGAGTGGCCGCGACGTCAAACTCGACGCCAAACGCAACCTGACCCTGACCACCGTCGAAAGCCGCAAGCTCCAGCAGACTCGCGAAAACTGGAACAACAGCACCATCGGCATCACCTGGGAAACCTACGACCGGACCCAGACCGACAGCGACTCGCGCCAGCACGGCAGCCAGATTCTTGCCAGCCGTGACGCGCAGCTTTCCTCCGGTGGCGACACCGAACTCAAGGCGGCCAAAGTCGATGCGGCAAACAATTTGAACGTCCAAAGCGGCGGCGACCTGCGCCTGACCGCCGCCACCGAAAGCCACACCCAAACCGACCAGGGCAACCACCGCAAACACCTGTGGAAAGCCAACTGGGACACCAGCAGCGAAGAACAACGCAGCATCACCAGTCAGTTGAAGGGCGGAAATATCGCCCTGGCCACGGCGGCATTGCTGCGTTCCGAAGGTGCGCAATTGTCTAGCAAGGGCGACATCAACCTCGCCGGCAAACAGGTCGAAATCACCAGCGCCAGCCGCACCCAGCGCAAGAGCGACAACAGCTACTCGGGCGATTTGGTCGGTGGCGGTTTCTTCGGCAAGACCGGCGACGCCGATCAAGGCAAAACCCAAAACCAGGGCAGCAAGGTCAACGCTACCGGCAAACTGATCGTCAAGGCTGACGACGTGCGCATCAGCGGTAGCCAGGTGCGCGGCGGCACTGAGGCCAGTGTTGTCAGCGACAAGGGTTCGCTGATCATCGATGGCGTGCAGGACACCTCCCACGCCAACAGCCACGACAAGGACAGCAAGTTCTTCGGCATCACCAAGGACGAAACCCGGCAGAACGCCAAGGACAGCACCACGGTGCGCAGCGAGCTGACCTCCGACAGCAACCTCAAGCTCAAGAGCGCCAAGGACATTGAAGTGGCCGGCGCGACGGTCAAGGCCGATGGCACCCTGAGCGTTGATGCGGCGGGGGATGTGAACGTACATTCTGCGCAAAACACCAGCGACAGCAGCAAAACCACCGAGACCCGTGGCTTCGACGCCTACGCCAAGGAAAACGCCCCGGACGCCGGCCAGTACCGCGCCGGTGTGCATTACGAAGACAAGCAACAAACCGTGACCAGCAACGACGTCAAGCAGCAGGGCTCCAGCCTCAGCGGCGGCAACGTGCAACTGGCGGCGGGCGGCGACCTGATGCTCAAGGGCGCCGAGGTCAAAGCCACCAACGGTGACGCGACCCTGACCGGCAAAAACGTCTCGCTGCTGGCCGAGCAGGACAGCCACAGCACTTCGACCGATAAAACCAGCACCAGCGGCGGTTTCTACTACACCGGCGGCCTCGACCGCGCCGGAAGTGGTGTCGATTTCGCCCACAACACCTCGCAAGACACCGCCAGCAAAACCACGGCGCAAACCACCAGCGTCCAAAGCAGCGGCAACCTGAACATCAATACCGGAAAGCTCACCACCGAAGGCGCGCATCTTGATGCCGGCAAAGGTCTGGATGTCGCGGCGGGCGAGGTCGACAATCGCGCTGCAAGCAACACCGACAGCAGCACTCATCACGAGAGCAACTGGTCGGCGGATATTGGCGCCAACGTCGAATACAAAGACATCGCCCGACCCATCGCCGGGGCAGTCAAGGACGTGTTGAACGGCAAGGTGCCGGACAAGGACGCGTTGGCCAATCTCGGTCAGCCGAATGTCGGCATCGACGTGGCTATCGGTCACCAGGATGCCAGCCATACCGAGCAAACCGGCAACGCCGTGGTCAGCCAGTTCAAGGGCGGCACCGTGGACGTCAAGGTCGCCGGTACCTTGCAGGACCAGGGTACCCAATACCAGGCGAGTTCGGGCAAGGTGAACATCAGCGCCGACGCGTTGGTGGCGAGCGCCGCGAGCAACACCCACAGCCGCACCGATCAGGCGCTGGACGCCAAGGCTGACGTGCGGGTCTACACCAAAACCGGTGAAGACGTGAACGTTGCCGGCAGCGGTGCGGGCGGCAGCAGCCAGACGCGCAAAGACAGCTCCACCGCGGTGGCTGGCAACTATGCCGGCAGCGACGGGGTGAACATCAACCTGCGCGAAAAGGGTCAGTTTGAAGGCAGCCATTTCGATGGCGGGCAGGGCGGGGTTTCGATCAAGACCGGCGGTGAGCTGGCGCTGAATCAGGCCAACGACCGTCAGAGCAGTGACACGTCTAGCCTGCGCGGCAATGGCTCGCTGAACGTCGGCACGGCGCCAGGCACTAACGGCACCAATGTTGATCTGGGCGCCGGCTTCCAGCTCGATCACACCGGCAAACAGACGCAAGACAGCCAGGCTCAGGTCGCGAGTATTCAGGGCAAAGGCCCAGTGGTGTTGAGCAGTGGTGGCGATCAAATCCTCCAAGGGACGAAGGTTGATACGGCAGGCGGCATCGACTTGAAGGCTGACGGCAAACTCGATCTGCAAGCGGCGACCGACACGCACAGCGCCTCGGGCAGCAACCTTGGCGGTGGTCTGAAGGTGGGTGGTAGTAAAACCAGTACTGAGAAAAGCGCTGATCAGGGCGGCAATTTGAGCGGCAATTTCAACATCGGTCGGGTCAACGAAAACACCCAAACCTTGACCGGTGGCCAGCTCAACAGTCAGGGCAACATCGCTCTCAGCGGTGAGGCTATCCACCTGCAAGGCACCCAGGTCAGCGCCCCGAGCGTCAGCCTTGATGCGCAGCAGGGCGGGATCAATCAGGAATCGGCCCAGTCCACGCAGAACCGCACTAACTGGAATGTCGCGCTGAATGCTGGCGGCAACCTGAGCAACAGCACACCGGTTGTTGTGGATGAAAAGAACGTTGCCAGCAGTGACCACGGCTTCAATGCCGGGGCCAAGGTTGGGGTTGATCACCTGAAAGGCACGACGCAGCAGAACAGTCAGATCAAGGCTGACGGCGTCATCGTCAACTCTTCCGGGGATGTGCATCTGGCCGGTGCGCGGATCGATGCCGGGACCGTCAGCGGCAAGGTGGGCGGTGATCTGACCGTGGAAAGCCGTCAGGACAGCCAGACCAGCGCCAAGGTCGACGTTGACTTGGGCCTGACCGCGACAAAAGCAAAACCAGCCGAGAAGGATAAAGTCGCCGACAATGCCAAACTCGGCGGCACTGACTACAAACCGACCCTGAAAGCCGACGGCGGTTATGCGCACAAGGACAGCGTCGGCCAGGCCTCGGGTATCAGCGGCACACAAGGTGTGGATCTGAAGGTTGGCGGCGCCACGCAACTGACCGGCGCACGGATTGCCTCGACCGAAGCCCGGGTGGATCTGGGCGGCTCGAAAGTCAGCACCACGGACCTGAGCAACCGCGACTACGGCGTCAACGCAGGTCTCGATCTGCCTGAGAAACCGAAAGCCGAGGGCAGCAAACCTGAGGTTTCGGCTGCGGGTGAACACAGCGTCAAACTCGGCCCCGTGACGATTGGCGGTCATTACGACAGCCAGTCGCTGCAGGCCGGGATTGACGAGAAAAACATCTAA
- a CDS encoding HlyD family secretion protein, with product MTSMPNVEPDLAVPVAARKPPVLKRLLLLAVAIAALVGIGLYGAHWWTAGRFLEETDDAYIGGDVTVIGPKVAGYIEEVLVTDNQKVKAGDVLVRLDSRDYRANLAKAEGAVAAEEALLANLAATEQLQHAVIGQARAGIDAAGAETSRSRDDDARYKKLVGSNAVSVESAQRANATFKTAQAISARAQAELLATQRQLDVIETQKQQARAALMQAKAERDLAQLNVGYTELKAPVDGVVGNRRARVGAYAQAGSQLLSVVPSSGLWVDANFKEDQLARMTSGQRVVIRADVLSGQVFHGHLDSLAPASGAQFSVLPPENATGNFTKIVQRVPVRIVLDPADGVLGHLRPGLSVTAEVDTRAEEKTPAVASAP from the coding sequence ATGACCAGCATGCCCAACGTTGAACCCGACCTGGCTGTCCCGGTAGCCGCCCGCAAGCCGCCCGTGCTCAAACGTCTGCTTCTGCTGGCTGTGGCCATCGCGGCGTTAGTGGGAATTGGTCTGTACGGCGCCCATTGGTGGACCGCCGGGCGTTTCCTCGAAGAAACCGACGATGCCTACATTGGCGGCGACGTCACGGTGATCGGGCCGAAAGTCGCGGGTTATATCGAAGAAGTGCTGGTGACCGACAACCAGAAGGTCAAGGCCGGCGATGTGCTGGTTCGGCTTGATTCGCGCGACTACCGCGCCAACCTGGCCAAGGCTGAAGGCGCGGTCGCCGCAGAAGAAGCCCTGCTCGCCAACCTCGCGGCCACCGAACAACTGCAACACGCGGTGATCGGCCAGGCCCGCGCCGGGATCGATGCCGCTGGTGCCGAAACCTCCCGCTCACGGGATGACGATGCGCGCTACAAAAAACTGGTCGGCAGCAACGCTGTCTCGGTGGAAAGCGCCCAACGCGCCAACGCCACCTTCAAGACTGCGCAGGCAATCAGTGCCCGGGCTCAGGCCGAACTGCTGGCCACCCAACGTCAACTCGATGTGATCGAAACCCAGAAACAACAAGCCCGCGCGGCGTTGATGCAAGCCAAAGCCGAGCGTGACCTGGCGCAATTGAACGTCGGCTACACCGAACTGAAAGCCCCGGTGGACGGTGTGGTCGGCAATCGTCGGGCGCGGGTTGGCGCTTATGCGCAGGCCGGTTCGCAACTGCTGTCGGTGGTGCCATCCAGCGGGTTGTGGGTCGATGCCAATTTCAAGGAAGACCAACTGGCGCGGATGACGTCGGGCCAGCGTGTCGTCATCCGCGCTGATGTGCTTTCGGGTCAGGTGTTCCATGGTCATCTGGACAGCCTTGCCCCGGCCAGCGGCGCTCAGTTCAGCGTGTTGCCGCCGGAGAACGCCACCGGCAACTTCACCAAAATCGTCCAGCGGGTGCCGGTACGGATCGTCCTCGACCCGGCCGACGGCGTGCTCGGTCATTTGCGCCCCGGCCTGTCGGTGACCGCTGAAGTCGACACCCGCGCCGAGGAGAAAACCCCAGCCGTGGCCAGCGCGCCATGA
- a CDS encoding DHA2 family efflux MFS transporter permease subunit, translating to MSRALAAPAQPFNAADMATATKVFAFASMCIGMFIALLDIQIVSASLRDIGGGLSAGTDETAWVQTSYLIAEIIVIPLSGWLSRVFSTRWLFCASAVGFTLASLLCGAAWNIQSMIAFRALQGFLGGSMIPLVFTTAFFFFTGKQRVIAAATIGAVASLAPTLGPVIGGWITDISSWHWLFYINLVPGIFVAVAVPMLVKIDQPELSLLKGADYLSMVFMALFLGCLEYTLEEGPRWNWFSDSTILITAWISGLAGLAFIGRSLHVANPIVDLRALKDRNFALGCFFSFVTGIGLFATIYLTPLFLGRVRGYSALDIGLAIFSTGVFQIMAIPLYAFLANRVDLRWIMMTGLGLFALSMWDFSPITHDWGARELMLPQALRGIAQQLAVPPAVTLTLGGLAPSRLKHASGLFNLMRNLGGAIGIAACATILNDRTNLHFTRLAEHLNSTNEALNQWLSQVGNNFAALGQSGDAGVTASLHQLWLLTYREAQTQTYGDAFLMIMVCFIIATAMVPLMRKVKPPAAPSADAH from the coding sequence ATGAGCCGCGCCCTCGCCGCTCCGGCGCAACCATTCAATGCCGCGGACATGGCGACGGCGACCAAGGTCTTCGCCTTCGCCAGCATGTGCATCGGCATGTTCATTGCGCTGCTGGATATCCAGATCGTCTCCGCCTCCTTGCGCGACATCGGCGGCGGACTCTCGGCCGGCACCGACGAAACCGCGTGGGTGCAAACCAGTTACCTGATTGCTGAAATCATCGTGATCCCGTTGTCCGGCTGGTTGTCCCGGGTGTTCTCGACCCGTTGGTTGTTTTGCGCCTCGGCGGTTGGTTTCACCCTGGCCAGCCTGCTCTGCGGCGCGGCCTGGAATATCCAGAGCATGATCGCCTTTCGTGCCCTGCAAGGTTTTCTCGGCGGTTCGATGATTCCGCTGGTGTTCACCACGGCGTTCTTTTTCTTCACCGGCAAACAACGGGTGATCGCTGCCGCGACCATTGGCGCGGTAGCCTCGCTTGCACCGACGCTGGGCCCGGTTATCGGTGGCTGGATCACCGACATTTCATCCTGGCACTGGCTGTTCTACATCAACCTGGTGCCGGGGATTTTCGTCGCCGTGGCGGTGCCGATGCTGGTGAAGATCGATCAGCCAGAGTTATCGCTGCTCAAGGGTGCCGACTACCTCAGCATGGTGTTTATGGCGCTGTTTCTCGGCTGCCTGGAATACACCCTCGAAGAAGGCCCGCGCTGGAATTGGTTCAGCGACAGCACGATTCTGATCACTGCATGGATCAGCGGACTCGCCGGACTCGCATTCATCGGCCGCAGCCTGCACGTGGCCAATCCGATCGTTGATTTGCGCGCTTTGAAGGACCGCAACTTTGCCCTCGGCTGCTTCTTTTCCTTCGTCACTGGGATTGGCCTGTTCGCCACCATTTACCTGACGCCGCTGTTTCTCGGCCGGGTCCGTGGCTACAGCGCGCTGGACATTGGCCTGGCGATTTTTTCCACCGGGGTGTTCCAGATCATGGCGATTCCGCTGTACGCCTTTCTGGCCAACCGCGTCGACCTGCGCTGGATCATGATGACCGGCCTTGGGCTGTTCGCGTTGTCGATGTGGGATTTCAGCCCGATCACCCATGACTGGGGCGCGAGAGAATTGATGCTGCCGCAAGCCTTGCGCGGGATTGCCCAGCAACTGGCAGTGCCACCGGCAGTGACCCTGACCTTGGGTGGCCTGGCCCCGTCGCGACTCAAACATGCTTCCGGGTTGTTCAACCTGATGCGCAACCTGGGCGGCGCCATCGGTATCGCCGCTTGCGCGACCATCCTCAACGACCGTACCAACCTGCATTTCACACGTTTGGCTGAACACTTGAACAGCACCAACGAAGCACTCAACCAGTGGCTGTCCCAGGTAGGCAACAACTTCGCCGCCCTCGGCCAAAGCGGTGACGCGGGTGTCACCGCCAGCCTGCACCAACTGTGGCTGCTGACTTACCGCGAAGCGCAGACGCAAACCTATGGCGACGCGTTTTTGATGATCATGGTCTGCTTCATTATCGCCACGGCGATGGTGCCCTTGATGCGCAAGGTAAAACCACCGGCCGCGCCGTCAGCAGACGCTCATTGA
- a CDS encoding carboxymuconolactone decarboxylase family protein, protein MKPRIDFYTASPDALKAMIALETAVSKLPLEKNLIELVKLRTSQINGCAFCLDMHSADARKGGEDERRLYTLSAWRETPFFTPRERAALAWTESLTLVSQTHASDEDYELAVSEFSPKEMVDLTVAITTINAWNRLAIGFRKMPQA, encoded by the coding sequence ATGAAACCTCGCATCGATTTCTACACTGCTTCCCCAGACGCCCTCAAGGCTATGATCGCCCTGGAAACCGCCGTCTCGAAACTGCCGCTGGAAAAGAACCTGATCGAACTGGTCAAGCTGCGAACCTCGCAAATCAACGGCTGCGCCTTCTGCCTCGATATGCACAGCGCCGATGCCCGCAAGGGCGGTGAAGACGAGCGTCGTCTGTACACTTTGTCGGCCTGGCGCGAAACGCCGTTCTTCACCCCGCGTGAACGTGCGGCGCTGGCCTGGACCGAGTCCCTGACCCTGGTGAGCCAGACCCACGCCTCGGACGAAGACTATGAACTGGCGGTCTCCGAGTTCAGCCCCAAGGAAATGGTCGATCTGACTGTGGCGATCACCACCATTAACGCCTGGAATCGCCTGGCGATTGGTTTCCGCAAAATGCCTCAAGCCTGA
- a CDS encoding L-tyrosine/L-tryptophan isonitrile synthase family protein encodes MGTPITGLFNLAPTSDAKSVAIQLLEIVYRQRRLIHDNDNCLHSPCTLCLKMHSDKIDTMVAQGAPITFILPAFPAKSPNLSKVLGTCPDLGEQLSLRQLNDLCLKIGELHAPGARIIICSDGRAFSDCVGVTDEEVSNYGQEIKNLLVTLELQNIDIFNLEDYFKEGDFDNIRQRLVKQYGRSLEELKSTIKTEEQTMNMFNGIHRFMYTDLKFRKPEASSNQLKEESKHLAYQVIIRSNAWSALVQEVFPEAIRLSIHPQHPHSEKIGIKLMDCDNIWRTPWHGAVLDDGQNYRLMARSDIEKMPVNLVYENGRPSYYVLRRYDSREAS; translated from the coding sequence ATGGGCACACCTATAACCGGCCTCTTTAACCTTGCGCCAACTTCCGATGCCAAGTCTGTTGCCATACAACTGCTTGAAATCGTTTATCGACAACGTCGTCTGATACACGACAACGACAACTGCCTTCACTCGCCCTGCACACTTTGTCTGAAAATGCACTCCGATAAAATCGACACCATGGTCGCCCAGGGCGCCCCGATCACCTTTATCCTGCCAGCATTCCCCGCCAAGTCGCCGAACCTGTCGAAAGTCCTGGGGACTTGTCCCGACCTGGGCGAACAGCTCAGCCTGCGGCAACTCAACGACTTGTGCCTGAAAATAGGCGAGCTGCATGCGCCAGGCGCCCGAATCATTATCTGTTCCGACGGCCGTGCGTTTTCTGATTGTGTTGGCGTAACCGACGAAGAAGTTTCGAACTATGGGCAAGAAATAAAAAACCTTCTGGTCACGCTCGAACTCCAAAACATAGACATCTTCAACCTCGAAGACTATTTCAAAGAGGGCGATTTCGACAACATACGACAAAGACTTGTCAAACAATATGGCCGTAGCCTTGAAGAACTAAAATCGACAATAAAAACCGAAGAACAGACAATGAACATGTTTAACGGCATTCATCGCTTCATGTACACCGATCTGAAATTCCGCAAACCGGAGGCTTCAAGTAACCAATTAAAAGAAGAATCAAAGCACCTCGCCTACCAGGTCATCATTCGAAGTAACGCCTGGAGTGCATTGGTTCAGGAAGTGTTTCCCGAAGCCATCAGGCTGTCCATTCACCCGCAACATCCACACAGCGAAAAAATTGGTATCAAGCTGATGGACTGCGACAACATCTGGCGCACACCCTGGCACGGGGCGGTGCTGGATGATGGGCAAAACTATCGGCTGATGGCACGCAGCGACATTGAGAAAATGCCGGTCAACCTGGTCTACGAAAATGGTCGCCCGTCCTACTACGTGTTGCGCCGATACGATAGCCGCGAGGCCTCATAA
- a CDS encoding pirin family protein, translating to MKNIIGIYTSPGAHWVGDGFPVRTLFSYDTLGKHISPFLLLDHAGPAEFTPTTERRGVGQHPHRGFETVTIVYNGELEHRDSSGGGGKIGAGDVQWMTAASGIIHEEFHSEGFAKSGGTLEMVQLWVNLPAKDKMADAGYQTILDSDIPSIPLKDNAGSLRLIAGEFDGHTGPSRTFTPIDVWDLRLNGGKLLTLDLHEGRNTALVVLRGTVQVNGLEWVREGQLALFERDGAQLSLEANNDAVVLLLSGEPIDEPIVGHGPFVMNSEQEIHQAFADYQSGRFGRMSG from the coding sequence TTGAAAAACATCATCGGTATCTACACCAGCCCGGGGGCGCATTGGGTCGGCGACGGTTTTCCGGTGCGTACGCTGTTTTCCTACGACACCCTGGGCAAGCACATCAGCCCGTTTCTGCTGCTTGATCACGCAGGTCCGGCTGAATTCACCCCGACTACCGAGCGTCGTGGCGTCGGCCAGCACCCGCACCGCGGTTTTGAAACCGTGACCATTGTCTATAATGGCGAGCTGGAACACCGCGACTCCAGCGGCGGCGGCGGTAAAATCGGCGCTGGCGACGTGCAATGGATGACCGCCGCTTCGGGGATTATCCATGAGGAGTTCCATTCCGAAGGTTTCGCCAAAAGCGGCGGCACCCTGGAAATGGTTCAGCTGTGGGTTAACTTGCCGGCCAAGGACAAAATGGCCGATGCCGGTTACCAGACGATTCTCGATAGCGACATCCCGAGCATCCCGCTCAAGGACAACGCCGGCAGCCTGCGCTTGATCGCCGGTGAGTTCGACGGCCACACCGGCCCGTCACGCACTTTTACGCCAATCGATGTCTGGGACCTGCGCCTCAATGGCGGCAAGTTGCTGACCCTGGATTTGCATGAGGGTCGCAACACCGCGCTGGTGGTGCTGCGCGGCACGGTGCAGGTCAATGGCCTGGAATGGGTGCGCGAAGGGCAATTGGCACTCTTCGAACGCGACGGTGCTCAGCTCAGCCTGGAAGCCAATAATGACGCGGTGGTGTTGTTGCTCAGCGGCGAGCCCATCGACGAGCCGATCGTTGGCCATGGCCCGTTTGTGATGAACAGCGAACAGGAGATTCATCAGGCCTTTGCCGATTACCAGTCGGGCCGGTTCGGGCGGATGAGCGGCTGA
- the dkgB gene encoding 2,5-didehydrogluconate reductase DkgB produces the protein MSVPAFGLGTFRLQGQVVIDSVSTGLELGYRVVDTAQIYENEADVGQAIADSGVPRHELFITSKIWVANFAKDRLIDSLKQSLRNLQTDYLDLTLIHWPSPENQVPVAEFMGALLEAKKLGLTRQIGVSNFTVDLMKQAIAAVGAENIATNQIELHPYLQNRKVVEFAQSQGIQITSYMTLAYGEVLKDPVIQQIAERLQATPAQVTLAWAMQLGYAVIPSSTKRANLESNLQACALTLSEADMALIAGLDRGHRLTSPKGTAPHWD, from the coding sequence ATGTCTGTTCCCGCATTCGGTCTTGGTACCTTTCGCCTGCAAGGTCAGGTGGTCATCGATTCGGTGAGCACCGGTCTTGAACTGGGCTACCGGGTCGTCGATACCGCGCAGATCTACGAAAACGAAGCCGACGTCGGCCAAGCCATCGCCGACAGCGGCGTCCCGCGTCATGAGTTGTTCATCACCAGCAAGATCTGGGTCGCCAACTTCGCCAAGGATCGACTGATCGACAGCCTCAAACAAAGCCTGCGTAACTTGCAAACTGATTACCTGGACCTGACGCTGATTCACTGGCCATCGCCGGAAAACCAGGTGCCGGTGGCAGAATTCATGGGCGCACTGCTCGAAGCCAAGAAGCTGGGCCTGACCCGCCAGATCGGTGTGTCCAACTTCACTGTGGATCTGATGAAGCAGGCCATCGCGGCGGTCGGCGCTGAAAACATCGCCACCAACCAGATCGAGCTGCACCCGTACCTGCAAAACCGCAAGGTCGTCGAATTCGCCCAAAGCCAAGGCATCCAGATCACTTCCTACATGACCCTGGCCTACGGCGAAGTGCTCAAGGACCCGGTGATCCAGCAGATCGCCGAGCGCCTGCAAGCCACACCGGCACAGGTCACCCTGGCCTGGGCCATGCAATTGGGCTACGCGGTGATCCCGTCGTCGACCAAACGCGCCAACCTGGAAAGCAACCTGCAAGCCTGCGCACTGACCCTGAGTGAGGCCGACATGGCGCTGATCGCCGGCCTCGATCGCGGCCATCGATTGACCAGCCCCAAAGGCACTGCCCCGCACTGGGATTGA